TATGGGTACCATCAAGtgctccaatgcaatctttgaaatgtggaTATGCTCGCCTATCATCCCTTATTCTCCTATGAACATTATGAAAATTTGGATCTTTTGGCCTAATGAAATCCTTTGCCATGGCCATCAAACAGTTTAGAACATTCTCAAATTTTCGACTAATAGTTTCACCAGAGTGCTTGAATCGATTTTGACATTTTCTATTAGACTCATTTCCCGCACAGATAAATAAGAAAATTCCTAAGCTCTCTTCGGTAGACATGTGCAACGATGGTGTTAGCCCATACCTCTGTACCAATAAGCCATGAAGATCAAAGAAGATTTCTGTGCTCATACGCAACTGGCTATGGCATTCGCCTGGAGTGTGCAAAGTCTCCAAAATAAAACACATTCCACTGGTGGTAGATGTCCTTGTAGGGTTTTTAGTAAGGAACATATCAACATATATTTGAGCAAGCATAGCACCTCCTAGGATAGTTTTGAAAAATTCCTCATTCTCATCACTAGAATCATCACTAGACAACTGCAAGAATAAAAATAACATGTCCAAATAACAACATAAGATGGATGAATTAAAAATGACAACAAATTAAGCATCACAAATTTGTCCATATGACATAGATGAATAAAAATGACATGTCTAAAAAAAAGATGGCAAATCACTCGGCCATCACTTTGCAAACATCATATCGTACTTCCTCTTAAGCCAACTAAACCTAGCCTCATTGGTGGGAATAGTCATGAACATTTCCCTTTGCTCTTTCTTGACAAAAAGCTCAGTTGCCACAAAATGCTCATCACTGCCACACGCAGCCCCACATGCGGCAACATGGTCCATTACTTGTTCAATAGTGATCCCAGCTTGCCTGCTTGCCACAAAAGAGGAAGCATTATCTGATATCTTGGAGATGTGTTCTTGTATAACTAATGCTGTGCTTGCCTTAGATTTCTTGTTAGGTTTATCAAGGATCACATGTACTTTTTTCTTAGCATTGGCAACGGAAGGAGAAACCTCCTGGACCTCATCGCCATTGTCTAAATCATTGTTACCACCCATCTCTAACCCATCCTCGGCATCAATGAAGTTGGAACTCATAAGATTGGGTGCTTCTTGGCTTGGGGGTATGATGGGGTTGGAACTCATAGGATTCCAATGATCTTGCTCTTCATTAATGATATTTCCAAACATCACCTTCAACTCATCTTCATTTTGGAGAGGCCTATTCTTAAATTTCCCCACGCCACGAATGTCCTAAAAGTGTTTGACAAAGGTATTAAATTGAAATTATACAAGACTAATATAATCTATATATGAACAAAATACCATGCGAGAAGTGCtcactttttttgtttttttccaccACTCGGCGTCCATATTGATAGTTCCCTTCTCCCAGTTCCAACCAGTACCAGTTTGCTTTCTCATTAATTTTTTCCATGCAGACAAATCACCCCTCAACTTATCCCACTTGTTCTTAAGTTGACTTTTTTTCAACATGATACCGGTACTCTGAAAAAACCTTTCTTTCACCTCGGAATATCCCACATTGTTCAAATGAGTGTTTGGTCGATTTCCTTTTCTAACTTGTTCAGCAAACAACTTGCAAACAATGGTGGTATAGCCATCATTCCAATCCATATGATCACCCTATTAATGATTTCCCCAAAATATTGTTCAAATTCCAACTCTATTATACAACAGCTCTGCTACAATGGAAGAAAAATATACCTCATCATCCCTTGCCCTTTTGTTAGCTGATGTAGCACGCCTCCTAGCTTGCGCAACCGGTGTAGAAGATGCCTGCGATGCCAtcaggaactcatcgccgatcACTGCGTCCTACATGCCATTTGCCAATAATCCAATTAGTATATATTTCCAATAATCCAATAATCCCAATTGGCTCCTGGTGCAAAAATAGCAAAATAGCACGCCAAGCATATGGAGCTCCAAGAGAATATTACAAGGCTATTCTATAAGGCAGTATGATGAACCTCGTGTAAACAGATCATTTATAAGCACATAAATATAACAATAGTTGAAGCAAAATTAATGGATTCAATTAAATAGGAAGTTGTCGGTTTCGTTGTTGTTTTGCATACAGACTGAAACATTTCAGCCCGGGCCCTAGGCTAATTTGTAGTGTGTGTGCTTTTTGTTACGCAATGTGTGGCAATTGGCCGGTCTATTTGTCATACCTTCCTCTCAGGTCCACATTATCATTTTTGGCAGAGTACATTGTTGATCTGAACAGGACACGCGACAGGAAGCTATCATAACCATCCAGAAACAGATTGAGACGTTCTGCACATTCTGCTATACCTACCGGACAGCCAAACAAAAACGATGGCCCAACAGAAAGCATATTGACAGTAGGCCGAAGCTGAAAAATAGACAGTCAAACAGCCCATCACGACAGCCCAACAGAATAATACAAGGCCTACTAGATTGCCCCATAATCAGAAAATcttctaatttttctaactaATGCACCTCTGTCTATATTTTATGATTTTCCTCtttttatgtatttttttaacaaacgCTTCCATACTCACATGCACACTAACCTGCTATAAAATGCACGCATGCACACATTACCCCTTACCCCAGATAGAACCTCTTGGAGAGCTGACCAGGAAATGTTGAGATGTATAATAGAGCTGTAACTTTTAGAAATGCTGAATTACTAGGACAATCTTTTGTGGATGTGTTTTGGTTGAACTTCATATCCTTGATCTAAGAGCGTcgctttgtttttatttatagGAAGAGTTGCTCCAGCTAATTCGAGTTGTCGGTAGCAGTTTCCATGTAAAGACATAACCTAAATTACTTGGTCAGGTGCGTGTCGAGGAGTGGTACTAATCAACCTGAAGCCCTTTCTATTGAGCACCAGGTGTCAAGTGAGCAAACTGCTACTACAACCAAGGCAAAAGGGAAGAAATCATCTGCTGCAACCAAGGCTTCCAATAAGAATACTATTTTTTAACTAAGCCAACAACGTTCCAAGGTAACAAATTGTTTGAGCTGAACTGTCACAATATGAATACTGGTTGTAAACAATTTTTTAGAACAAAAGATACCGTGTACCCCTGTTGACATCAAATACATCCTACTCATATACAATTTGACATGGTTTTCCCTGAAAATACAATTAAACCGCTTTTCATAGCAAACCATATGAATGATGGTATCAGTAATCCACTTGAAAGCGACTGAACGATTGAACCACCGGCTAACATGAACCACATTTGCCACAATATGTAGCAACTATTACAATCACAAAAAAAGCAAATTTTAATTGAGCACAACAAAAGTTTAAACCAAATACGCACATCTAGCAATGTTATTTTCATTCCCACGGCAAAGCAAACTGCTACTACAACCAAGGTAAAAGGGAAGAAATCATCTGCTGCAATCATGTGGAATTTGTGAAATCAACGGGATTGATGGATCTTACCAAGCCATCCGCGTCGCCCAGGCCACCCGCGGCCCGGCTTGCGCCGTCcaggccggccgcggcgcccaGGCCCGCCGCGGCCAGGCTTGCGCCACCCAGGCCGTGCGCGCCGCCCAGGCCGGGCGCGCCGCCCAGGCCAGCCGCGGCCAGGCAGGCGCCGCCCAGGCCGGGCGCGCCGCCCAGGCCCGCGTCGGCCAGGCAGGTGCCGCCCAGGCCGGGCGCGGCGGCCAAgctcccgccgccgggcgcAGTGCCCAgggtcccgccgccgggcgcgccgcccaggcccgcggcggccaggctcccgccgccgggcgcgacgcccaggcccgcgccgccgggcgcgccgcccagggtcccgccgccgggcgtGCCAGTGACGCCGCCGGGCGCGCCAGTGACGGGGCCGGGACGGGAAAGTCCAACCCTAGGGGCCGGATTGGAAGATGaagggggcggaggaggtggaggaggacctGATCTCCTCATTCCCGGCGGCGGTCCGGCCACCGACggagacgaggcggcggccggcgctggatgcggtgggggaggagaaggaaaaTTCTACGATGAAAAAACagaggggcggcgcgcggaggaATTAAACAGAGGTCGAACCGGTACGGGATGTGTGTAATcgatggcattggtgggtaatttccaccaactccatgagggGTTACAAAACCAGCGTTTTGAGAGCACCCCCTTGGGTGCTCCGTGGAATTGGTGGATCTGGGAGCTGGATCCAATTTTTTTCGGATCTGGAGTTCACGGAGCTGCACCGTTTGGCTGGAAAAAATAGGAGCGGAGCTGTTTTTTTGAATCTGGAGCTGcttggagctctgccaaacaggcccatagttTGGATTAGATGTAGTTTTGCACTAGCCAAAATTTAGGAGTTATATATCATGTATAGTATTTGCTAAAAATAATGTTTGCATATTTTTGGCCCACTCCATCATATATAAGACAGGTCTGAAGAGATGCTACCATTCTTATTCCTATAGATTACTTAGAACTATAAGATAAGCAATTTTATTTTCATCGATCTCAAGTACAAATAATAGCAAAATAAATTTAAACACGCCTCTTATGTCGGTTGTAAGAACAAGAAAGAAAGTGGTTAGTAGGACGGAGATGTGGAAAGGATATTGAGAGAAAATTTTGCCCTTAAGGGCAATGTTAACGGTGATTTGCATGAGAGCACGTGCTCTTGACGTCTATTTCTTCGGTTCGATGGAGATGGCAGGACTGCACAACTGCACAGCATCTTGGACCGTAGAGAAGACTGATCTCATCGATTCAAAGTTAGAGTTTTCCTTACATTATTGATCATACAAACTAAGGAGCAAGGAGGAAACGAAATCAAAAGGAGCGCGCTAGGCGATGAATTTCTCTATTACTGTTTGATCGGTGCACATGATAATTCCGGGCAGGGGCTTGCTGGTctcgcgcggcggcgcggccctgCCTTGGCTACCGGCCGGCCTTCCCAGAACGCGTCACTAACCCTTCATCAACGTCTTCACCTCCGACGCGAACCTGTCCATGGCCGGGAGCGGCAGCGTGATCATCGCGGCAACtgcgcccaccccgccgccgttcCCGACGTGGACGAATAAGCTCAACCCGaacaccgtcgccgccgggccGGCGTACACCGGCTCGCCCCACCCGAAGTCGACGCGTTGGAACCCAGCGTGCCGGTTGTCGGACACGAGGAACAGGTTCGACATGGCCACATACGGCCGCCCGCGCAGCACCAGCAGGTCGGCCGTGGACCGCGCGTACTCGGCGGTCACTGTCGCCTTCGCCTCACGCACCAGCTCCACCGCGTCGCCCAGCGAGCCGCCGAGCAGGGCCTCCACGGTGACCAGCACCGCCATGGGCACGCACGCGTTCCCGTAATAGCCGGCGGGAAGCCCCAGCTCCGGCAAGCCCCTGATGTTGGAGATGAACACCAGGCGCACGTCCTCGTCCGGCGAGAGCTCCAGCGCGGCCGTGCGGGCGCGCCAGAGCGCCGCCGTGAGCACCTCGAAAGTCGTGACCGTGTCCCGGAGGTTCGGTGGGAGGTCCTTCCTGATGGCGCTGATATCGGACGGGCCAAAGGTGAACGTCCGCATGACCATATcacccggcggcggaggcggcggcggcggcacggcgtcGAATTCGCGGTGAGGGAACGTCGGCCTTGGCGGGTTGCGTGCCTCTAGGAGCTCGCGGGACCATGGCGGCGCAACGGTTGGTGCGGGGAGGCCGCGGCCGAGCTCCGCGACGGCGGACACGAACTGGGCGAGGCCGATGGCGTCGCAGATGGTGTGGTTGAGCCGGATCGCGAAGACGAAGCCGCCGCAGAGCAGCCGGGTCACCTGGATGAGCAGCAAGGGGCAGCCGAGCACTCCACTGGAGCCGTCCACGTCGAACAGCAGCTGGTCCATGCACGGGAACGGCGGCGTCAGCCCCGTGGCCGCCGCCTCGAGGTCCGCCAGCCgcacgtcggcgtcggcctccACGAACATCACCCCCTCGCCGGTGCAGTCGACGACCAGCTTCcgcgcctccacctcccgcAGCCGCCCGGCGAGCGGGTAGTACGGCACGAGCGCCTCGCCGAGCGCGCGGCGGATCACGCCCGCCGGGTCGCGGTCATGCGCGTGCGCCCCGCCGCGGTAGAAGAAGAGGAACGGCGCTTGCCCGCGCAGCGTCTCATGGTCGTCGAGGTCGGACAGGCGCTTCGTCTcgcgcggcgtcggcgcggcAGGGCCGACGAGCACGGGCTCCCGCCGGCGCACGGCGAAGGTGAATGCGGCCGTCGTCATGGCCGGCGCCCCGACGTGCTCCTTTGCTTCCTTCCGCCAAAAAAACCAAGAAGTTGAAGTGACTGCCTTTCGGAAGTGCGTAGTATTCAGATATGCCGAGACGAGAGGCTTTGTGAACGTAATGAACTGTCACGTCGTTTTTAAGTTTGGACAGATATTTCGAACTGAGATGATAGATGCTTGGTTCGTAGTCCTTGTTTCTGAAATGATGCTGCATTTGTCGGAATAAGCCGGCGGGGGTAGTAGGGAAAAATTCAGCGCTAATTAACTGACAACGACGAGGAGTAAATTGCATGAGTATTGGGAGCAGAGGCTTGGGAGTTGGGATTGTACATTGTAGTTTTCGCCAAATTATACTGTAGTTTTCGTCAAGATGCTGGCTGCGAGTAGAGCTGGGACGGGCCGTGCTATTCGTTGGCCGACATTTTGGCATGGCTCAAAGCATGGTATGGTAAATTTTAGACCGTGTCTAGGATTTTGGCGCGACGGGTGGCACGGCACGACACATATTTTGGATTGTGCTTGGGCTGGCACGATACAGAAATAACCTATTAGCACATTTATAAACTATTTTGTCCTAATATTATTGGATCTATGTGTCATATAGCCTAACATAGTTACTACCTATGAAGAAAACCACAAAATCTACCTTAATCATGAGAACGATCGTTCATAACATAACAATGTTGCATTCTCGTATGACCACAGACAGTCATAACATTCACCTACATCATCTATATGTATAATAATGTTTGTTTCCTCTAttaattttagattttttttcctagtGAGAGCAAAGTACGTGTAAGCAAAATTAGCACCAATAAAAAATAAGCGCATGCATAGTGAGAGTCGTGCTTAGACTGACACGGTATGAAGTCGTACCGGCGTGTCACGAGCCGTACTTGGACTTAGTAAAAGACTGCACGGCACAACGTGCCTAACGTGCATAGAAGTCCAGGAGGCACGAGAGGCCcgggccggcacggcacggccaAAGTCCCAGCTTAGCTGCGACTAAGCGTTCAGACAATCAGACTCTGACCTCCGGTTTTGTCTTGTTGCGTTGAGGTATAACAGCAGAGGTTTCTTTGCAGGATCTCTAGTCGTCATCGTCATAGCCTAAAGCAAGGACGGGACCTAATCCAATAATTGTAAAGACCCATTCAATAAATTTTCCAACAATATGTTAAAACCTTTTTTCTATTTGTGATGTTCTCAAATAATATTTTCAATAGTTGAAATATAGTCTATCCTAAGTGTTGCACCTTTTCAGTAGTATATCTGGGATCTGAACGCCTAAAAAGTTACAGCATTCCTTGGCCAAGGTGAACCTCAGGAGTAGATCGATACCCCACTGTTTCTTCACAGGCACTTGCCCGGACCACCACCCTTGGCCAACATCACTATCTCTGACGTGAACCCATCCATGGCCGGTTCTGCGACGGGCTTGCGCCGTTGGCCACCGCTGCTTTGCGTGGCGCAATGATGAGGTGAGGTCACAGTGTTCAGAACAGCATCACAATTCAACTCGTACATGTTGTTTATGAGTAAGACAGTCACAGAGATACATATCGTTTTAAGACTAAGACAGAGACTTCCTTGTACATGCGCATGCATAACACCAAACGA
This sequence is a window from Setaria italica strain Yugu1 chromosome III, Setaria_italica_v2.0, whole genome shotgun sequence. Protein-coding genes within it:
- the LOC101776438 gene encoding benzyl alcohol O-benzoyltransferase, giving the protein MTTAAFTFAVRRREPVLVGPAAPTPRETKRLSDLDDHETLRGQAPFLFFYRGGAHAHDRDPAGVIRRALGEALVPYYPLAGRLREVEARKLVVDCTGEGVMFVEADADVRLADLEAAATGLTPPFPCMDQLLFDVDGSSGVLGCPLLLIQVTRLLCGGFVFAIRLNHTICDAIGLAQFVSAVAELGRGLPAPTVAPPWSRELLEARNPPRPTFPHREFDAVPPPPPPPPGDMVMRTFTFGPSDISAIRKDLPPNLRDTVTTFEVLTAALWRARTAALELSPDEDVRLVFISNIRGLPELGLPAGYYGNACVPMAVLVTVEALLGGSLGDAVELVREAKATVTAEYARSTADLLVLRGRPYVAMSNLFLVSDNRHAGFQRVDFGWGEPVYAGPAATVFGLSLFVHVGNGGGVGAVAAMITLPLPAMDRFASEVKTLMKG